The following nucleotide sequence is from Anaerococcus sp. Marseille-Q7828.
TTCTTCTTTCGTCATTTTCTTTTTGGTAGTAGTTATTGTCAAATCCAGAAAATATACCAAGCCCTAATATAACTGCCATTGATGCAAACAAAATATTTCTTTTTTTCATAACATCCTCCTTTGTTTGTGATTATAGGATATCATGCTTTATTCATTAATTTAATTACAAGTTTTGTAAGAATCTAAATTTCAGCTTTTATGCCAAGATATTCATAAGTCCCTTTTATATCTAAGCTATTTTTTATAATATAATCAATTTTCAAGTCTGTAGGGACTAGGACCATGTATTTATTTGCTCCTAAGAAAGATTCCATGTATGTTTGGTCTTTTTCTAAGAATTTTGTTATCTGCTCTTCTCCAATTGGATTTATTCTAATTTGATCGAAGTATCTGATTATTTCTGGTCCCATGACAGTGGAATCTGTTTCGTTATTTGAGTAATCTTTGCTGTTTGATGCAATATTTAGCATTAGGGCAAGGCTTCTATTAATTTTTGAGTTTTTGAAAGTCCTTAGAGATATCGTATCTTTTTCTGCTACAAATAGGTAGTCATCATCTGTGTATTCTTCTCTAAGCTCACCAACTATTTCGTTTATTGGTTCATCAAAACTATATTTGTCGGGATATTTTAGGATTTCTTTCATACGATTTCTTATGATATCTGAAATATCCATATCCCCTATACTGGTAAATTTGGGAGCTTTGCCAGCCTCTGCTCTTTGGACTATTATTTTTTTATTTTTACTAAGAATTTGCTCAATTCTCCGGATAGATCCAGCCAGATAAATATTGGTATCAACTTGGATTTCTGGGCTAATTTCAACTTCTCCTATCTTTGCCTTATCATTATAAACAGTGTATGAACCACCTGTTATAAATTGATTGTAAAAATTACCACGACTCATAAGCTTTTCTATGGCACTTCCTGCTATTACTTCATTTTCCAAGATTTCTATATATCCCTCTTTCGCCAAATGCTCGCTAATTTGTGCAAAGTCTTCATCACTTATATCAGAAAATGTCGAAAGTGTTTTATTGAGGTACTTGTATTCTTCAATACTTAGGCCAAAATTTTCTAAAAGTGTAGAAAGTACTTGGTGGGTAAAGACATCATAGGCTTTGTGAGTTTCTTCCGTCTTATCCAAGATCCCATCTTTATATAGACTTATTGTGGCCAGAGATTCTAGCAAGTCCCAAGGATTTGCAGATATTTGGTGGAGGATAGAAGTTTTTGTTTTTCTACCGCTTCTGCCAAGTCTTTGGGCTAGGGATAGGACGGAATGACTTGGTCCATATTGGCAAACACTTGTTACAGCACCAATATCTATGCCAAGCTCTAGGGTTGATGTTGCACATATTACAAATTGCTCCATCCTGGCTTTCTTGGCAAAATCTTCTATCTCTTTTCGCCTATTTTTGCTGACTGACGAATGGTGGGCAAAGACTCTAATATCTTTGCCAGTCTCCTTAAATTCTTCACTAAGTTTAACAGCAAAAGTTTCAACCTTATCCCTAGAATTGGGAAAAACTAACATGGCTCCATCATCAGCATAGGCACTTATCTTTTTGATCGCATCTGAAGAAATATTTTCTGATGGAAAGTAGTCAATTGTCACTTCTAAATCATTTCTAGATTTATCGACTATGATATTTGTGTCTCTGCCATTTGCAAAAAAGTTTTTGGCTAAGGAATAATTTTCTTCACCAATGGTTGCAGAAAGTCCAATCATCCTTGGGCTCTCATAAGTATAACGTAAGATTCGAGTAAGCAAAGACTTTAACTGAAGACCTCTATTGCCTGATAAAAAGCTATGAATTTCATCAACAATAACTACTTCAACATCTTTGAGTAGATTTTTTGCAAGATCTGATTTTCCAGAAAGGAGTGCTTCTATAGATTCTGGGGTGATTAGTACAATACCTCTGGGGTTTTCAATTAAGGCATCTTTTTTACTCTTGCTAGCTTCGCCATGCCAAGCAGTTATAGCTATATCCATATCCAAGCACATATCATTGATTCGTTTAAATTGATCATTAATTAGAGCTATGAGTGGCGAAATATATAATATCTTTAGGCCGTCATCAAAATCATCAATCGAACTTATAGCTGGCAAAAAGACAGCTTCAGTCTTGCCCTGGGCAGTTGCTGCTGACAAGATTAGGTTGTTGTCATTGGCAAAATAAGTTTTAATAGCTGCATTTTGTATTCTTGTAAGTTTTGGCCAGCCTTTTTCGTGGATATAAAACCTCAAATCCCTATTTAATAATGAGTAAGCATCTGTCATATTATCTCAATCTCATCATCTTTGTCATCAGGATCTTTGCTTATTTCTACTATATTTTTAAATTTCATGGAAAGAATCTCAGTGATTTCGACATCTGGATTTTGCCTTTTTAAATCAAGAATTTCTATAAAATCCTTTATGACAGCACGAGGAGTTAGGAATTCATCTGCTCCTGGCCTATTTAGTTGGCCTTCCATACAGGTTATAATCTGATCTTGGCTTATAGTAATAGCCTCTTTATAATTCACATTATAAATATTTACCAAATTTTCCAAGAGTGTGTAGATTTCTTCATTGGAAAGTGGTTTTAGGCCTAGGACAGTTCTATTGGTATTTATAAGTTTACTATCCATACTATCCTCGCTACCAAGGCGTCCCTTCAATGCTCCATAAGAAGACATACCCCTATTTTCATCAAATACTGTTTTTCTAGTAGCACCAAAGTTTACAAATAGGCCCCTAGCTTCATTGGACTTAGTCTCGTTATAAATATTTAAAATTCTTTCGTAGTTTCTTTCACGAGTTACAGCATAAGGGAGTTTGTAGAGATTCACTGCTTCATCAAAATTAACTACAAAGCCTGCAAATCCAATTTCTAAAAATAGCTCACTCATATTTTTGAGGGCATCAAACCAATTATCATCTGTTATTATTTGATTAATGCCAAGTATTTTTTTAGCCTCTGTTTTTGTAGTAATATCCCCCCTAAGCCATCTTATGGCATTTGTTTTAAGGAGTCTATTACCAGTTACAAAGCCTTGGTAATATTTTGTTAGTGCCTGGCCAAATTCATAGGATAGGCCAACTGCCTTAAATCTTCCCAGGGTATTTAATATCTCATTTATAACTTGATCTTCTTTTTCTCCCTTTAAAACTTCTATCACATCTATTGAATTATCGCTTGCAATCTTACTTGACAATTGGTTAATCCATTCCTCTATGATAATCTCAAGGACATTTCCACTTCTTTGAGTTTTAGTTTTTATATTGTCTATAATTTCAGTGTATAGGGCAACAGCCTTTCTATCTGTAGCATAAAATCTCCTCGATGGTGTGAGATCTATGCTTGATACTACAAAGTTTTTGCCTAGGGAAATTTGT
It contains:
- a CDS encoding DEAD/DEAH box helicase translates to MTDAYSLLNRDLRFYIHEKGWPKLTRIQNAAIKTYFANDNNLILSAATAQGKTEAVFLPAISSIDDFDDGLKILYISPLIALINDQFKRINDMCLDMDIAITAWHGEASKSKKDALIENPRGIVLITPESIEALLSGKSDLAKNLLKDVEVVIVDEIHSFLSGNRGLQLKSLLTRILRYTYESPRMIGLSATIGEENYSLAKNFFANGRDTNIIVDKSRNDLEVTIDYFPSENISSDAIKKISAYADDGAMLVFPNSRDKVETFAVKLSEEFKETGKDIRVFAHHSSVSKNRRKEIEDFAKKARMEQFVICATSTLELGIDIGAVTSVCQYGPSHSVLSLAQRLGRSGRKTKTSILHQISANPWDLLESLATISLYKDGILDKTEETHKAYDVFTHQVLSTLLENFGLSIEEYKYLNKTLSTFSDISDEDFAQISEHLAKEGYIEILENEVIAGSAIEKLMSRGNFYNQFITGGSYTVYNDKAKIGEVEISPEIQVDTNIYLAGSIRRIEQILSKNKKIIVQRAEAGKAPKFTSIGDMDISDIIRNRMKEILKYPDKYSFDEPINEIVGELREEYTDDDYLFVAEKDTISLRTFKNSKINRSLALMLNIASNSKDYSNNETDSTVMGPEIIRYFDQIRINPIGEEQITKFLEKDQTYMESFLGANKYMVLVPTDLKIDYIIKNSLDIKGTYEYLGIKAEI
- a CDS encoding ATP-binding protein produces the protein MATRINPKEANTIIKSLEGGVVPNMGVQHLLVGRNREVDELIKILDNITDGGSDIRFWVGDFGSGKSFMLATIEQISLGKNFVVSSIDLTPSRRFYATDRKAVALYTEIIDNIKTKTQRSGNVLEIIIEEWINQLSSKIASDNSIDVIEVLKGEKEDQVINEILNTLGRFKAVGLSYEFGQALTKYYQGFVTGNRLLKTNAIRWLRGDITTKTEAKKILGINQIITDDNWFDALKNMSELFLEIGFAGFVVNFDEAVNLYKLPYAVTRERNYERILNIYNETKSNEARGLFVNFGATRKTVFDENRGMSSYGALKGRLGSEDSMDSKLINTNRTVLGLKPLSNEEIYTLLENLVNIYNVNYKEAITISQDQIITCMEGQLNRPGADEFLTPRAVIKDFIEILDLKRQNPDVEITEILSMKFKNIVEISKDPDDKDDEIEII